Proteins from a single region of Geothermobacter ehrlichii:
- a CDS encoding sigma-54-dependent transcriptional regulator: MAKNRILVVDDEQLIRWSLEQNLTKQGYDVITAASGEDALRFVQQEAPDLILLDIQLPGMNGLEVLEKIKEIDEEIIVIMVTALGVLETAVKAMRLGAHDYINKPFNLDELAIVIKKAFETGDLKREVAHLRSEQTSKYGLENIIGVSKHIENVKTMIRKIAQSDASTVLIQGESGTGKELVAKAIHYESARADKPFMAINCAAVPETLLESELMGHERGSFTDAKSQKKGLFEIADGGTIFLDEIGDMELGMQAKLLRVLEERRFRRIGGTRDISIDVRIVSATNKDLLKAIEEKTFRNDLYYRIQVIPIFLPPLRERKEDIMPLVHHFIDHFNREFGKNVKGVSKMAEKFLMEYPWPGNTRELKNVIERAIILESDETLLLEHLPQEIVSRTPAVASGPIGFQLPPEGIDIEDVERELIRQALELADGNQSKAAKKLNLGIDAFRYRMKKFGFL, from the coding sequence GTGGCTAAAAACAGGATACTTGTCGTTGACGACGAACAGTTGATTCGCTGGTCGCTGGAGCAGAACCTGACCAAGCAGGGCTACGATGTCATCACCGCCGCATCCGGCGAGGATGCCCTGCGGTTCGTGCAGCAGGAAGCGCCCGACCTGATACTGCTCGACATCCAGTTGCCGGGCATGAACGGACTCGAGGTGCTGGAAAAGATCAAGGAGATCGACGAGGAGATCATCGTCATCATGGTCACCGCCCTCGGGGTGCTGGAAACGGCGGTCAAGGCGATGCGGCTCGGAGCCCATGACTATATCAACAAACCGTTCAATCTCGACGAGCTGGCCATCGTCATAAAGAAAGCTTTCGAGACGGGCGACCTGAAGCGCGAAGTCGCTCATCTGCGTTCCGAGCAGACCAGCAAGTACGGGCTGGAAAACATCATCGGCGTCAGCAAGCATATCGAAAATGTCAAGACGATGATTCGCAAGATCGCCCAGTCCGATGCCAGCACCGTGTTGATCCAGGGCGAAAGCGGCACCGGCAAGGAGCTGGTCGCCAAGGCGATCCATTACGAAAGCGCCCGCGCCGACAAGCCCTTCATGGCCATCAACTGCGCTGCGGTTCCCGAAACCCTGCTCGAATCGGAACTGATGGGGCACGAAAGGGGATCCTTCACCGACGCCAAGAGCCAGAAGAAGGGGCTGTTCGAAATCGCCGACGGCGGAACCATCTTTCTCGACGAGATCGGCGACATGGAACTGGGCATGCAGGCCAAGCTGCTGCGTGTTCTCGAGGAGCGTCGATTCCGCCGCATCGGTGGCACCCGCGATATTTCCATTGACGTGCGCATCGTTTCGGCCACCAACAAGGATCTGCTCAAGGCCATCGAGGAGAAGACCTTCCGCAACGATCTCTACTACCGCATCCAGGTCATTCCCATCTTTCTGCCGCCGCTGCGGGAGCGCAAGGAAGACATCATGCCCCTGGTTCACCATTTCATCGATCACTTCAATCGCGAATTCGGCAAGAACGTCAAGGGCGTTTCGAAAATGGCGGAAAAATTCCTCATGGAGTACCCCTGGCCGGGCAATACCCGCGAGCTGAAGAACGTTATCGAGCGGGCCATCATCCTCGAGAGCGACGAAACCCTGCTGCTCGAACATCTGCCACAGGAAATCGTTTCCCGCACCCCTGCCGTTGCCAGCGGTCCCATCGGTTTCCAGTTGCCGCCGGAAGGGATCGACATCGAGGATGTCGAACGCGAGCTGATTCGCCAGGCCCTCGAGCTGGCTGACGGCAACCAGTCGAAGGCGGCGAAAAAGCTGAACCTGGGCATCGACGCCTTCCGCTACCGGATGAAGAAGTTCGGGTTCCTCTGA
- a CDS encoding sensor histidine kinase, whose translation MIFHSLVARVIILNILLVSVVIGAFTMFHIRREEEHLINSTRRSAWLLLSTVEKAIFNSMRVGNSYDVQNILEMVGRSHSLTNVRIFHPDGTILKSARPGEIGSRLQSFDLTLYQNNRREGVFKVDGREVLGLVKPIITDEQCFFCHGPGRKVVGVLNLNFSLEQMTDQIWESYQSFMLHMVVTILILSAGISFLLLRFVKRPMEDMAEKMAQVEEGDLSVRLEPRYADEMGSLIRSFNSMVDKLQQAREELEEVHYQQMQRADRLASVGEMATGLAHEIKNPLAGISGAISVLAQDFPEDDPRREVIDQVLEQIARLNKTVTDLLYFGRPGKPELTWVDINSLIKETLFFISQHPEARNIHRVKELARDLPPALVDAKQIQQVLFNIIINAIQAMEDGGTLTVQTSVVTGRGGNQLIHIEIRDTGPGIPPDMLDRIFVPFLTTKNQGTGLGLPICKQLVEQHGGTIRVESEVGRGATFIIELPVQFRPEFDRKEETGG comes from the coding sequence GTGATCTTTCACAGTCTTGTCGCGCGCGTCATCATTCTCAATATCCTGCTGGTGTCGGTGGTCATTGGTGCCTTCACCATGTTTCATATCCGGCGGGAAGAGGAACATCTGATCAACTCGACTCGCAGAAGCGCCTGGCTGCTGCTGTCGACGGTGGAAAAGGCCATTTTCAACTCGATGCGGGTCGGCAACAGCTACGATGTGCAGAATATCCTCGAGATGGTCGGGCGCAGTCACAGTCTGACCAATGTCCGCATCTTTCACCCCGACGGTACCATTCTGAAATCAGCCCGACCCGGGGAGATCGGCAGCCGGCTGCAGAGCTTCGACCTCACCCTCTACCAGAACAATCGCCGGGAGGGCGTTTTCAAGGTCGATGGCCGGGAGGTGCTGGGACTGGTCAAGCCGATCATCACCGATGAACAGTGCTTTTTCTGCCATGGCCCGGGTCGCAAGGTGGTCGGCGTGCTCAACCTCAATTTTTCCCTCGAGCAGATGACCGACCAGATCTGGGAATCCTACCAGTCCTTCATGCTGCACATGGTGGTGACCATCCTCATTCTCTCGGCCGGCATTTCCTTTCTGCTGCTGCGCTTCGTCAAGCGGCCCATGGAAGACATGGCGGAAAAGATGGCGCAGGTCGAAGAGGGAGATCTCTCGGTGCGGCTGGAGCCTCGCTATGCCGACGAGATGGGTAGCCTCATCCGCAGTTTCAACTCGATGGTCGACAAGCTGCAGCAGGCCCGGGAAGAGCTGGAGGAGGTACACTATCAGCAGATGCAGCGGGCCGATCGCCTGGCATCGGTCGGCGAGATGGCCACCGGTCTGGCGCACGAGATCAAGAACCCCCTGGCCGGCATCAGTGGCGCCATCTCGGTGCTGGCGCAGGATTTCCCCGAGGATGATCCGCGGCGGGAGGTGATCGACCAGGTGCTCGAACAGATCGCCCGGCTGAACAAGACGGTCACCGACCTGCTCTATTTCGGCCGACCCGGCAAGCCGGAACTGACTTGGGTCGATATCAACAGCCTGATCAAGGAAACCCTCTTCTTCATTTCGCAGCACCCGGAAGCGCGCAACATTCACCGGGTCAAGGAGCTGGCGCGGGATCTGCCGCCGGCGCTAGTCGACGCCAAGCAGATCCAGCAGGTGCTGTTCAACATCATCATCAACGCCATCCAGGCCATGGAGGATGGGGGGACCCTGACCGTGCAGACCTCGGTGGTGACGGGCCGCGGCGGCAACCAGCTCATTCACATCGAAATCCGCGATACCGGGCCGGGCATCCCCCCCGACATGCTCGACCGGATTTTCGTCCCCTTTCTCACCACCAAGAACCAGGGAACGGGCCTCGGCCTGCCGATCTGCAAGCAACTGGTTGAACAGCACGGTGGGACCATAAGGGTTGAGAGCGAAGTTGGCCGTGGGGCCACTTTCATCATAGAACTGCCGGTGCAGTTCCGGCCCGAATTCGACAGGAAAGAGGAGACAGGTGGCTAA
- a CDS encoding GerMN domain-containing protein, giving the protein MKIRLVAMLVTAGVLAVVVGLLSRQALSPRQDVVETDEPLPAARLLTRDVLVYFGSPEGDLLQSETRQIPDCEDERECLKETLEVLIAGSQTDLLSVLPAKTRILGVELKDDLVTIDFSREFVDAHPGGSRSELLTVYAVVDTLSVNFPYVRQVRFKIEGHPADTIKGHVDLRMPVVADFRYTRRLLVQSGRPISGEEEEEALPTGGGD; this is encoded by the coding sequence GTGAAAATCCGTCTTGTTGCCATGCTCGTGACCGCAGGGGTCCTGGCGGTCGTGGTCGGGCTTCTCAGCCGCCAGGCGCTGTCGCCGCGGCAGGATGTGGTCGAAACGGACGAACCGCTGCCTGCAGCCCGTCTGCTCACCCGCGATGTCCTTGTCTATTTCGGTTCTCCCGAGGGCGACCTGCTGCAGTCGGAAACGCGGCAGATTCCCGATTGTGAGGACGAACGCGAGTGCCTGAAAGAAACTCTCGAGGTGCTGATTGCGGGGTCGCAGACCGATCTGCTGTCCGTGTTGCCGGCCAAAACCCGTATCCTCGGTGTTGAACTGAAGGACGATCTGGTCACCATCGATTTCAGCCGTGAATTCGTCGATGCACATCCCGGAGGGAGCCGTTCCGAACTGCTGACCGTCTATGCCGTTGTCGATACCCTGTCGGTCAATTTCCCCTATGTTCGGCAGGTACGATTCAAGATCGAGGGCCACCCGGCCGATACGATCAAGGGGCATGTCGATTTGCGCATGCCCGTCGTGGCCGATTTTCGCTATACCCGCAGACTGCTCGTGCAATCGGGCCGGCCCATCTCTGGCGAGGAGGAGGAAGAGGCCCTGCCCACAGGGGGCGGCGACTGA
- the murI gene encoding glutamate racemase — MPHRPIGIFDSGIGGLTVLRAALRRLPGESFVYLGDTARVPYGTKGADTVIRYAEQAAAFLVSHGVKMLVVACNTASAVALPHLARRFRLPVVGVIEPGARQACRQSRTGAIGVIGTEGTVGSGAYDRAILRLRPDARVLSAACPLFVPLTEEGWSGHPVADICAREYLAPLQEAGIDSLVLGCTHYPLLKPVLKRILGDGIILVDSAEATADAIAGRLLDAELASAGTVPREGRTRFYVTDLPDRFRRVGSTFLGTDIGEIEQIDIGIVADDSRPAVRSCVAGGWHQ; from the coding sequence ATGCCACATCGCCCCATCGGGATATTCGACTCCGGAATCGGCGGCCTGACGGTGCTGCGGGCGGCTTTGCGCCGACTGCCCGGCGAATCCTTTGTCTATCTTGGAGATACCGCCCGTGTTCCCTACGGAACCAAGGGGGCGGACACGGTCATCCGCTATGCCGAACAGGCGGCTGCCTTTCTGGTTTCCCACGGCGTCAAGATGCTGGTGGTAGCCTGCAACACAGCTTCGGCGGTCGCCCTGCCGCATCTTGCCAGGCGGTTCCGGTTGCCGGTTGTCGGGGTCATTGAGCCAGGCGCGCGGCAGGCCTGCCGGCAATCCCGCACCGGCGCCATCGGCGTTATTGGCACTGAAGGAACGGTTGGCAGTGGGGCCTATGACCGGGCGATTCTGCGCCTGCGGCCGGACGCCAGAGTGCTGTCCGCTGCCTGCCCGCTTTTCGTCCCGCTGACCGAGGAGGGCTGGTCGGGACATCCCGTGGCCGATATCTGTGCCCGGGAGTATCTCGCTCCGCTGCAGGAAGCCGGCATCGATTCGCTGGTGCTCGGCTGTACCCATTATCCCCTGCTCAAGCCGGTTCTGAAGCGGATTCTCGGCGACGGAATCATTCTGGTCGACTCGGCCGAGGCGACCGCTGACGCCATTGCCGGTCGCCTGCTCGATGCGGAGCTTGCCTCTGCCGGCACCGTCCCTCGGGAGGGAAGGACCCGTTTTTATGTCACCGACCTTCCGGACCGGTTTCGCCGGGTCGGGAGCACCTTTCTCGGTACGGATATCGGAGAAATTGAACAGATCGATATCGGCATCGTTGCCGACGACTCCCGTCCGGCCGTCCGATCCTGTGTCGCGGGAGGCTGGCACCAGTGA
- a CDS encoding 2-hydroxyacyl-CoA dehydratase family protein, with the protein MTGLTAPIPLEILIAAERQPVDLLQLFLQETDPAGVLDEAAQAGFAEDASIIEKGLYGTILRHGIREVVIAVTGDRPVRELATLLQQHDVRIIFFYYPLDRCRETLALEIKKLARHFDAAPVDIDRVHHRLADIRDQLHRIDRLCWQDEKISSQESFSLQLAASDMRGDPESFAAELDRFIDRAERNQPKSRSRRIACLGDVPLWNDLFLTIEEFDARVVYHEIPHQIGMPHRADSLVEQYLAFDLPYDVPARLHKSLETARERNVDGLVFIRTGNRPASGITEILLRQQTELPLLVLDCQATGPLDLCSRLRLKDFLTGLDRNQ; encoded by the coding sequence ATGACCGGCCTGACCGCTCCCATTCCCCTCGAAATTCTCATCGCCGCCGAAAGACAGCCGGTCGACCTGCTGCAGCTCTTTTTGCAGGAGACCGATCCGGCCGGGGTCCTTGACGAAGCGGCCCAGGCCGGTTTTGCGGAAGACGCCTCCATCATCGAAAAGGGGCTGTACGGAACCATCCTGCGCCACGGCATCCGGGAAGTCGTCATCGCCGTGACCGGCGATCGGCCGGTCCGGGAGCTGGCCACCCTGTTGCAGCAACACGACGTACGGATCATTTTCTTTTACTACCCCCTCGATCGCTGCCGCGAAACCCTGGCCCTCGAAATCAAGAAGCTGGCCCGGCATTTCGACGCCGCGCCGGTCGACATCGATCGGGTCCATCACCGTCTCGCAGACATCCGTGACCAATTGCACCGGATCGACCGTCTCTGCTGGCAGGACGAAAAAATCTCCAGCCAGGAAAGTTTCAGTCTGCAGCTGGCGGCCAGCGACATGAGGGGGGATCCGGAAAGCTTCGCTGCCGAACTCGACCGTTTCATCGACCGGGCTGAACGGAACCAGCCCAAATCCCGCAGCCGGCGCATCGCCTGTCTCGGTGACGTTCCGTTGTGGAACGACCTGTTTCTGACCATCGAGGAGTTCGACGCCCGGGTCGTCTACCACGAAATCCCGCACCAGATCGGCATGCCGCACCGAGCCGATTCCCTGGTGGAGCAGTATCTCGCTTTCGACCTCCCCTACGACGTTCCCGCGCGCCTGCATAAAAGCCTGGAGACTGCTCGCGAAAGGAACGTCGACGGCCTGGTTTTCATCCGGACAGGCAACCGACCGGCCAGTGGCATCACGGAAATCCTGCTCAGGCAACAGACCGAACTGCCACTGCTGGTCCTCGACTGTCAGGCCACCGGCCCTCTCGACCTGTGCAGCAGACTCCGGCTGAAGGATTTTCTCACCGGACTCGACAGAAACCAATGA
- a CDS encoding cytochrome c has product MAFKKSDGLFIALIVVILTIFILISGEEKTSRVPNDEIHARFYPIIREQGKKAGEKFCGECHNEKQIPFPKDHPPKFRCLFCHKLKGN; this is encoded by the coding sequence ATGGCCTTCAAGAAAAGTGATGGTCTCTTCATCGCCCTGATCGTCGTCATTCTGACCATTTTCATTCTCATTTCCGGTGAAGAAAAGACCAGCCGGGTGCCGAATGACGAAATTCACGCCCGTTTCTACCCCATCATCCGCGAGCAGGGAAAAAAGGCCGGCGAAAAATTCTGCGGCGAATGCCACAACGAAAAACAGATCCCCTTTCCCAAGGATCATCCGCCGAAGTTCCGCTGCCTCTTCTGCCACAAGCTGAAAGGGAATTGA
- a CDS encoding anaerobic ribonucleoside-triphosphate reductase activating protein produces MAIKGFQGTSLLDFPGKIASLVFFSGCNLTCPFCHNPSLLAEDADLPDLPLELVVDELAERQDFIDGVVLTGGEPTLAPELDVLVRQIHDMGLQVKLDTNGLAPRVVERMLRENLVDYVALDLKTAPRRYGELHRGPVSMAALQRTVGLLLAADVDCEFRTTCVPGFVDVGDIRQIGELIRGAGLWVLQQFSPQVTLDPGLADLEPYSEEKLRELASLAAGYVERVELRGLR; encoded by the coding sequence ATGGCCATCAAGGGCTTCCAGGGGACCAGTCTCCTCGACTTTCCGGGGAAGATCGCGTCCCTCGTTTTTTTCTCTGGCTGCAATCTGACCTGCCCCTTTTGCCACAATCCTTCGCTTCTGGCCGAGGATGCGGATCTGCCCGATCTTCCCCTCGAGTTGGTGGTGGATGAACTGGCGGAGCGGCAGGATTTTATCGATGGGGTGGTGCTGACCGGCGGTGAACCGACCCTGGCGCCGGAACTGGATGTGTTGGTGCGCCAGATCCACGATATGGGGCTGCAGGTCAAGCTCGACACCAACGGGCTTGCTCCCCGCGTGGTCGAACGGATGCTGCGGGAAAACCTGGTCGACTATGTCGCCCTCGACCTGAAGACGGCGCCGCGGCGTTACGGGGAGCTGCATCGGGGGCCGGTCAGCATGGCGGCCCTGCAGCGCACGGTCGGGCTGTTGCTGGCGGCCGATGTCGATTGCGAATTTCGCACCACCTGCGTTCCCGGTTTTGTCGATGTCGGGGATATCCGCCAGATCGGCGAGCTGATCCGCGGCGCCGGCCTCTGGGTGCTGCAGCAGTTCTCGCCGCAGGTCACTCTTGACCCCGGCCTGGCCGACCTTGAACCCTACTCCGAGGAGAAGTTGCGGGAGCTGGCTTCCCTGGCGGCAGGGTATGTCGAAAGGGTCGAGTTGCGAGGACTTCGCTGA
- a CDS encoding ribonucleoside triphosphate reductase has translation MIEFIRKRDGRLSSFEPEKIAEAIRKAVKAVGGTDMEKPDAIARQVVGILEVIYKDGRIPTVENVQDLVEKCLIENGHAKVAKAYILYRQQHAALRRTQQFMQEAVEAVDSYLTQEDWRVNENANMGYSLQGLNNHIAANITSNYWLHKIYPSYIAEAHREGDFHIHDLGMLSVYCCGWDLRDLLLKGFTGAYGKVQSAPAKHFRTALGQVVNFFYTLQGEAAGAQAFASFDTLLAPFIRYDGLGYAEVRQAMQEFIFNMNVPTRVGFQTPFTNITLDLTPPRGLGAEGVIIGGEIRNETYSDFQAEMDLFNRAFCEVMMEGDASGRIFSFPIPTYNITRGIDWESDRLRPVWEMTAKYGIPYFSNFINSDMDPEDARSMCCRLRLDNRELRRRGGGLFGSNPLTGSIGVVTINLPRAAYRAESMTDFFERISELMRFAYESLEIKRKQLERFTCDGLYPYSRFYLSGIHERSGRYWDNHFSTIGLIGMNEASLNLLGVGIDCDEGRSFARATLEFMRRQLEGFQEESGHLYNLEATPAEGTSYRLARLDRERFPDIRTSGTEQPYYTNSSQLPVGATDDIFEALRHQDELQTLYTGGTVFHGFLGERLEDWRSARLLVKRISENFHLPYFTISPTFTICPEHGYIAGEHFSCPYHKQEGAAA, from the coding sequence ATGATCGAGTTCATTCGCAAGCGCGACGGGAGGCTGAGTAGTTTCGAACCCGAGAAGATCGCCGAGGCGATCCGCAAGGCGGTCAAGGCGGTCGGCGGCACCGACATGGAGAAGCCCGACGCCATCGCCCGCCAGGTCGTCGGTATCCTCGAGGTCATCTACAAGGATGGCCGCATCCCCACCGTCGAAAATGTCCAGGACCTGGTCGAGAAGTGCCTGATCGAGAACGGGCATGCCAAGGTGGCCAAGGCCTACATCCTCTACCGGCAGCAGCACGCCGCCCTGCGCCGCACCCAGCAGTTCATGCAGGAGGCGGTCGAGGCGGTCGATTCCTATCTCACCCAGGAAGACTGGCGGGTCAACGAAAACGCCAACATGGGCTATTCGTTGCAAGGGCTGAACAACCATATCGCCGCCAACATCACCAGCAACTACTGGCTGCACAAGATCTACCCATCCTACATCGCCGAAGCCCATCGCGAGGGGGACTTCCACATTCACGACCTCGGCATGTTGTCGGTCTACTGCTGCGGCTGGGATCTGCGCGACCTGCTGCTCAAGGGGTTCACCGGCGCCTACGGCAAGGTGCAGAGCGCGCCGGCCAAGCACTTTCGCACCGCTTTGGGGCAGGTGGTCAACTTCTTCTACACTCTGCAGGGGGAGGCCGCAGGCGCCCAGGCCTTCGCCAGCTTCGACACCCTGCTCGCACCTTTCATCCGTTACGACGGCCTCGGCTACGCCGAAGTCAGGCAGGCGATGCAGGAGTTCATCTTCAACATGAACGTGCCGACCCGGGTCGGTTTCCAGACGCCTTTCACCAACATCACCCTCGATCTGACGCCGCCGCGCGGGCTGGGGGCCGAAGGGGTGATCATCGGCGGTGAAATCCGGAACGAGACCTACAGCGACTTCCAGGCGGAGATGGACCTGTTCAACCGGGCTTTCTGCGAGGTAATGATGGAAGGGGACGCTTCCGGGCGTATCTTTTCCTTCCCCATTCCGACCTACAACATCACCCGTGGCATCGACTGGGAGAGCGACCGGTTGCGTCCGGTGTGGGAGATGACCGCCAAGTACGGCATCCCCTATTTCTCCAACTTCATCAATTCCGACATGGATCCGGAAGACGCCCGATCCATGTGTTGCCGGCTGCGCCTCGACAACCGGGAACTGCGTCGCCGGGGCGGCGGGCTGTTCGGCTCCAATCCGCTGACCGGGTCGATCGGCGTGGTGACCATCAACCTGCCGCGGGCGGCCTATCGGGCCGAAAGCATGACCGACTTTTTCGAGCGGATTTCCGAGCTGATGCGCTTTGCCTACGAGTCTCTGGAAATCAAGCGCAAACAGCTCGAACGCTTTACCTGCGACGGTCTCTATCCCTACAGCCGGTTCTACCTTTCGGGCATACACGAGCGCAGTGGTCGCTACTGGGACAACCATTTCTCCACCATCGGCCTGATCGGCATGAACGAGGCCAGCCTCAATCTGCTCGGCGTCGGCATCGATTGTGACGAGGGCCGAAGCTTCGCCCGTGCCACGCTCGAGTTCATGCGCCGCCAGCTCGAGGGCTTCCAGGAGGAGAGCGGCCATCTCTACAATCTCGAGGCGACGCCGGCCGAGGGAACGAGCTACCGGCTGGCGCGGCTCGACCGGGAACGGTTCCCCGATATCCGCACCTCCGGCACCGAGCAGCCCTACTACACCAACTCGAGCCAGCTGCCCGTCGGCGCCACCGATGACATTTTTGAGGCGCTCAGGCATCAGGACGAGTTGCAAACTCTCTACACCGGCGGCACGGTCTTTCACGGTTTTCTCGGCGAGCGGCTCGAGGACTGGCGCAGTGCCCGGTTGCTGGTCAAAAGGATCAGCGAGAATTTTCATCTGCCCTACTTTACCATCAGTCCGACTTTTACCATCTGTCCCGAGCACGGCTATATCGCCGGCGAACATTTTTCCTGTCCCTACCACAAGCAGGAGGGGGCGGCGGCCTGA
- the nikR gene encoding nickel-responsive transcriptional regulator NikR, whose translation MPSLTRFGISIDQDLLDQFDRLIARKGYANRSEAIRDLIRNSLVEDEWQEGDRETVGTITLVYDHHTRDLADKLTEHQHSHHDAIISALHVHLDAHHCLEVVVARGSGSKVKKLADELIGTKGVVHGKLTMATTGKQLR comes from the coding sequence ATGCCATCACTGACACGTTTCGGGATTTCTATCGACCAGGACCTGCTCGACCAGTTCGACCGCCTCATCGCCCGCAAGGGCTACGCCAACAGGTCCGAGGCCATCCGCGATCTCATCCGCAACTCGCTGGTCGAAGACGAATGGCAGGAGGGAGACCGGGAAACCGTCGGCACCATTACCCTGGTCTACGACCATCATACCCGCGACCTGGCGGACAAGCTGACCGAACACCAGCATTCACACCACGACGCCATCATTTCGGCCCTGCATGTGCACCTCGACGCCCACCACTGCCTCGAAGTGGTGGTGGCGCGCGGCTCCGGCAGCAAGGTGAAGAAACTGGCCGACGAGCTGATCGGCACCAAGGGCGTGGTTCACGGCAAACTGACCATGGCCACCACCGGCAAACAGCTGCGCTAG